In Cyprinus carpio isolate SPL01 chromosome A5, ASM1834038v1, whole genome shotgun sequence, the sequence TACAGACAGTGCTGATCCGGGTGTGTTTGTGCTGCTAGCCTGTGGTACAATGTCTAGTACTTGTGGACAGTTAGCAAGCTACCCATTAGCATTAGTGAGGACACGAATGCAGGCTCAAGGTAAGTCTTTAAAGTCTCAAATACAGAATTAGAAGGCTTCCTGCTAGAAGTTTTGAATGTCTGATTCTATTGAATTGCATATGGTTTCATTCACCAAATAAACTATTATTGTTTATCTATCACAGTCCAAttgattttttgcattttgttcttGCTCTCCATCCGTTAGCTTCTCAGGAAGGCAGCCCTCAGATGACCATGACTGGTCTCTTCAGACACATTGTGAGGACAGAGGGCGCTATTGGACTCTATAGAGGCTTGGCACCTAACTTTATGAAGGTCATTCCTGCTGTTAGCATCAGCTACGTGGTGTATGAGAACCTAAAGATCACCCTTGGCGTTCAGTCCCGGTGAGGGGAACCCGAAGACTGTTAAAATCCTAAAAGgcttttgtttttcctctcaACTTTTCTTTTGAACTACTGAATGAGATCGTCCGAGAGAGCCAGTTTGCACTCGAGGAGAACTGGAGCAACAGTTGGCCAAGAAAGAGCTTGCATGAGGGGAAGAGGAAATCTTTGGGTCAAAGAGGTTTGACTTTAAACAGTGAATGGATGAGTAACTGGAATATATGAGACCAGGGACATGCATAGAAAACTTTCAGATCAATACCTCAACATACAATCCTAGCTGTAACTAAAATGTGAGCATCTCCAAATGGCATCTGTATTGGATCCAGACACCCGCTTATTCCACTCCTGAGGTCACGGCGCTGTGTTTGCTATATTATAGTAGGGACCAAGAATATGAAAGGCATTTTGATAAACTCCTTTATGGAAAGGACACAGCATccattaattatcattttaagtgCACAACTGGAATTTAATGCGCAAAAGGCTTTGGTAGATACCATGCTAAAAATCCTGGTGTGGTCCCTTCAGATGACTGAATCATCGTTCCACTGGATGGCAGTGTTCAGTATTATATAGAGCTGACAGGGCCAGACTCCCACATACTTGCATTTCACTCACATAATTTCCTACTTTCTTACTAATTTACTTTACTCCCTTGTGTTATTCTATTAATTGAAATGCAAGTTTTCACATCTTGAAAAGTATAGTGTAACAAgggaaatactgaaaatatgtcTTACTCATCAAATGGTCCCAGTAATATTGTTGAGGACTTTTCattgttaaatttagtttttttttttttttttttaatgttgtttatttatttattttgattgaagGTTACTATTAAAATTTGAGCACACTATATATGTGCACACACTCCCCATGGTGACTGGCAGCTTATCCAGCGTTATTTAAAAATTTGAGAAGAAATCCACACTTGGATCAAGTGTAAAATGACCTGGGTTTGAGAATTCAGCACCAGCTGAAATGAAGTGGGTAGAGGTCTATGTCTAGACAGACACTGTCCGTCCGCTCTTAAGTTGAAGAAGGCAATGCTacaaattgatttgtttttacattcaaactattcttgttcattcattcataaatgatctgcatgactgcagtgttaatacAGTTTCTTACCAGTATTAGTTTGCAAGGATTTCATACATGACTATAACACTCTGATTTAAACACTCTCTAGTCAAGGAACATATttaagcactttattttaataaaattaaaccagACTTGAATTTTTAGGAGGGTTTCCAATGGAATGATAGTATTCAGTAATTGTAGTGGTTGTGAtttaagtaaatgttattttcagcatttatgtttaatatttgtatcaGGTTGGGGACAGTTTTATGTAAAGGCAAcactaaatgtacagtataggTTAGGatctcttttgaaaaaaaaaaatgtagttgacTCTACTCTGCAGCAGTAGGCAAGTTTCTTGTTTATTTGCATATGAAATATTTCAGGGTTAGCACCCTGATGTGCATTTTGACTGacaaggaaaaaataagttgCACTTACATCTATTGCATGTGAAGTCCTAAAACCCACCAGTTCAATGGCTTATTGCCCTTTGTGATTCTTCAAGGCCATAGTGTTAATATAGTTgccttatttataaataaaataacgcTGCTTTTAGACTACTTGGGGGAAACATAGGGAGATGGCATTAATGTCagactgaaatatttttctaatgGTTTGATTCTCAGGTCTCAGATACTCCTATGCAGATGAGACTCCTGAGACTCTTCTCCATTGAGATCTGGAACAGATATGTTTATGAGTTGTATGGAGAGTTTGTGAAGGCCTAGGATCAGTTTGCCTTTCTCAAGCCTCttaatcgtaaaaaaaaaaaaaaatgacttggaTCAGTGAAAAACAGCAAACACCCTTCTGTGTCCCAATGGCGGTTGAATGGAACTCAGCTGTGGCCCGATTCCCTTTGAATCAATTCAGTCTTTgtaatgcatgtatgtgtgtctcGTCGGAAAATGCACAAATTGCACTGTAGAGACTTTACAGGGCTTTAAAAGCTGTATTGCCTGCCTCATAATGGATGCagcttgtgttttgtttgttttgcattttgcaccttttttCACTGTTTCTCACAGGAGAAATCTTTGGACTCCTCTGGACTTGTGAGCTCGACCCATTTGTGTGGTTGTCGTGAGACTAAAGGCTTTagatttgtatgtgtttgtggcATTCAGCACAATCAAGGAATGCCGCCCTTTGAGACTGCCTGCAATCTATTGCCTTACTGTTCAGCTGGAAGTTAGTGAGTGTAAATGCACCACGTTCGCTACATGTATATCAATATGTACTGTTGCTGGGGTCCCCCGAGTATCATAAACATACACGctaataaaatatccaaatatttGTACTGCAAAAAATATCTAGATGTGATGACACATCTGTGAAGGTTTAGTTGATGCAGAGATGTGCAAATCAATGCAAATCCATGTTTACTGgacaaaaaaggaaataaaaactgTCTTCTAAAATGCAGAAACTGAATGTAGAGCgaaaatatttatgtttgtaaaataaCTGGTAAATAAAGTTATTCTTGATTTTGTTCATGGAGTTGGgtctgtagtttatttatttgtttatttttaatctatcCCAGGTCACAAATGTTTAACTATTCAAAATATGTATTGGTcagtctcacttttttttttttttttttttttttgtagatgcatTTTTCTCAGTCCTGTTACCAAACTCTCATGTgtcttttaaaaagcatgtttaaaaatgtcAACTAATTCCTTTGTTTTCCCttcaagaatttttattttatagaaattacTGATTACATGCTCAAATAATTGGTATTTATGACTAAAAATCTACATATATGCACAAACACgcacaaagaaaaacacaaaaccattttTCCTTTCAAAGGAgacttaaactttatttttttatgtagtaataatttattaaacaattggATACATTGATAAATGTtcttaattaataacaattataaccTATTTATCACAATTAGGTCCATAGGCTTTTCAGTAGAATTTAAACAGTGCTTGCTTTCATGGGGTTTTTGATTAGATTACTCGTTACAGTTTAGTAAGTAACTGGACGTTTGtacttgaatacatttttaaatgaattctttGAGAAGTTTTGCACTGAACTGATGTGACGTGATTCCTCACAGTAAAAGGGGAAGGAGAGCAGCTCAGCAGACTAATCACATGACAGCGGTTAGCTTTCTGAGGAAGTCATTCATCCGCGGACCTAGAGTAAATACTGGCTGTGTTTGGAAACCTAccgagctgcctacctagacagcatttggGACGTTCCGATACCTAAACTTTGATACCTAGACTGATTCGAGCTGTTAGTGAGGAGCTAAAATACTGTCTAGCTAGGCATCTCAATTTTTTAAGACACAGTCAGCCATAGGAGTTCTCAAATGACTCGTGTAAACTAAATATGCCTTGACAGTAGTTTTCTGTTATTTCGCCAATTATATGCAACTCCAGTGATACGTTTATTGTGCCAGCCACACACTGATCACGAGCTGCAAGCGGTGAGAACACGTATTCGGTCTCCTCAGAAGAGAGTCGACTCGACTCGGGGTTTGTTGTCGGATCATTAATGCGTTAATGTGTTTTTCCAGAAGGGAAAGATGTTGTCATTCGAGGAAGCTAAAGCGAGGTTAGAAACTGCAGGACAGAGCCATGTTTTACAGTTCTGGTCTGAGCTTTCTGCGGAAGAAAGCACTGCGCTTCTGGAGGAGCTATCTCAGCTCAAGCCCGAAGAGTTACTCGAGCACTGCCTAACAGCTGTTGAGGCTGCAAGCCGACACTCGAGTGCTGATGGTCGGCTAGACGCGCGGATGGAGCCCGTTCCTCCAGAGTTCATCGGAAGTGTGCGTAAAAGTGACAAAGAAAGACTTAAGATGTGGGGTGATGAAGGTACAGCTCCAGTGCtcaaaataaacaattgttttatacatttgtacaATGTGGCCAAAAGTAACATTACATGTATTGAAGACTATATAAAAGACTTGTGTCCTCAGGGTTATCGCAGATTTCACAGGACAGAGTGGCTGTTTTGCTGTTAGCTGGTGGTCAGGGGACTCGACTTGGAGTGCCATATCCCAAGGGCATGTACAATGTTGAGCTTCCAAGCGGGAAAACCCTGTACCAGATCCAGGCTGAGCGTATCCAGAAGGTGCAAGAACTGGCCAATGTGAAGCATGGTTGTAGGTGTACAATACCATGGTATGATTCTTCATTTTGCAATTCAAAAAAAAGGGTCTTTCTGTGCTTTCTGCTAACTATAAACACTTTTGGTCCACAAACTGTGTATAAATATGTAGATTTATACTGTTTAGGtcatagttttaaaaattaataattaaggtttttattaaatgttttcatatttgtatCCAGTTTTTGAAAGTCTTGGATAAGGATAAGCATTCAAGTGGTTGTAGTTGAAAAAACACTCATGAATTTATTCCACCTCCAAATGACAGAAGAACATGTATTGAATTATCTTTTAATGATATGTGAACAGGTACATAATGACCAGTGAGTTCACTCTGGGACCCACAGAGAAGTTCTTCAGAGACAATGAATATTTTGGTCTTTGTCCATCCAACGTAGTGATGTTTGAGCAGAGAATGATACCAGCCGTAGGCTTTGATGGGAAGATCATCCTAGAAAAGAAGAACAAAATAGCCATGGCACCAGGTCAGAGAGGGGTCGTtcataaatgactaaaataaaatacaacaggaTTCATCTgatgaaaatataaactaattttttttttagttcagtcaCTAAAACCAGATGATGTTTGCATCTCATGCCTGTGTTCACTTGATGGAAATGGAGGCCTCTATCGTGCTCTAGTGGACAACAAGATTTTAGAGGACATGGAGAGAAGGGGTGTGGAGTATCTTCACGTGTACTGTGTGGACAACATCTTGGTGAAGATGGCAGACCCAGTCTTTATTGGCTTTTGTGTAAACAAAGGAGCAGACTGTGGtgccaaggtaaaaaaaaatatcctgtcTGTAGGCCCAAATTAGATcccattcattattattattatatattttttaccatttattaatgtattattatgcCTAATTAGATATGTTTACCTTTATTCTGGTCAGGTGGTGGATAAGGCGTATCCTGCGGAGCCTGTTGGAGTGGTTTGTCGGGTGGATGGTCTGTATCAGGTGATCGAGTACAGCGAGATCCAACCAGAGACCGCAGAGCTGCGAGGCCCAGGAGGAGAGCTCCTGTTCAGTGCTGGGAACATCTGCAACCACTTCTTTACCCGAGGCTTCTTAAAGGAAGTGGCTGAGTATGTGGTCGACATACAGTTTTAATATACAATCCCAATTTCTTATGTGTTTCTTAAGTCAACTTTCCATTGTCCATAAAGGGCATTTTTTGCTATATTACAGTTAtcattttatgttgtaatataatacaaccaataaaaaaattatcagtaaaTAATCTAATAACATCTAGGTGAAGATGGCATTTATATCTAACCCCTAATATCTGCATCCGAAATcgaatacttccctactatacagTATGCAAAAAACAGTACGTTAAAATACAagtagtatgtccgaattcaTAGTTTTTCGAAAACAGTAGGcgaaaagtacctggatgacctacAACTTCCTCCAatattctgaagtgtgcattcgatggacactttactatctcATGAGGCAAAATGAGAAGATTTATGAATGGTGACTGACTCTGGTAGGTCATGTGTAATAGTGTAGGTGTGACAAGGACACCTAAAATCTAAATGTTACAGTTTGCCTAGTCAGAAGCTAAAAAGCTAAGCCTAAAAAGCACATGCTTCCAGGATCCATGCATTTGTTAAAGAATTAGCAACATATTGACTCAGGCTAATCTGTAAACAAAGCCCTTTGTGCAAAATAATTCCTATTTCAATGCTTTTTCCCTGCAGaaagtttgaaagtcagctgaAGCAGCATGTGGCAGTCAAGAAAGTGCCATTTGTGGATGGAGAAGGGAACCTGGTGAAACCAACCAAGCCCAACGGCATCAAAATGGAGAAATTTGTCTTTGACGTCTTTCAGTTCTCAAAGTATGCTTTACAGCTACTGTTAATTTGGGCAAATTCGGGTATTGGCATCTTCCTCACCgtcatctgttttttgtttttttttgcaggaaattTGTCGCCTTTGAGGTGTTGAGAGAGGAGGAATTCTCACCCCTAAAAAATGCTGATGGGGCGCCTTTGGACACACCAACTACAGCACGCAGATCCTTGTTAGCACAACATTACCGCTGGGCTCTGGCAGCCGGTGGAAACTTCCTGGATGAGCAAGATAAACCCATCCCCCCAAAACATAGGTGGTAACACAAAATACCCTTTATTAAATCAGtagaaaaatattaaaccatTAAGTCATATCAGGTAAATAAGTATCATGTTTTACCAGAGCTTGTTTTGGTTAAAATCActtaatgtacagtaaatgctACATTGCAAGTTTCCTCAAGTATTATAGTTATACATCACCAGATGTAGAGCAGGATATGGTCTAGAAATGTCCATTCTTGTTATGAATGCAATACCATTCGACTGGCTTCAGCTGAAAGGACTTTACCCATTCATGCAGAAAATGAAGTATTTTGAGGCAGTTCCTAAGATTGTGTGTGGTTTATAATAACTCGATCTACTCTTTCTTTTGCAGTATGGCACAAAATGAAGACCCCCCAGCAATCTGCGAAATCTCTCCACTTGTATCATACTTTGGCGAGGTAAAAATGTGACttcttatatttaattattaaagctTTGCTTTAAACTGGAGTTGCTAATACTGATAAATTTTAGGTTAACATATTTATCacaaaagctaaatatttttgcaatattttaaagtgttttgcaTATATTTGTTTGATTACAAAATGTCACAGTTAGTAAAAAGAAAGAGGCAAGATGCccagagtgaaaaaaaataacaagcaaGTGTGAACATATGGAGCATGATGTGAAACAGAGCGAATGATGTCAGAGTAGTGTTCCTGAGTGTTCAAGAGACAgctctttctctccttttttcatttttaccctCCATGACACATGGTTATATTTTAACTGTGTTTTGCAGGGTCTGGAAAAGCTGCTGAAACAGAAGAACTTGAAGTCTCCTTTTCTACTTAACGAGAATGAAGCCAAGAATCTTGTGCAAACTACATAGTGTTTCCAACTGAGGATTCCATTATGTCCAGGGCCAGGCAAATATTAAAGGAAATGAAAGGGATGTgtactaatcaaaaaaataaaataaataaataaataaaaaaaactgggggCTCAAgaaattttcttattattatcagtgttaaaaatagttgtttttgaAACCGTAATTTCCCCCTGGATTTTAtgaaaaatagaaagttcaaatgcaGCATtcatttgagatatatatatatatatatatatatatatatatatatatatatatatagtaacgaattattaatgtatttactgtcacaatcaatgtaatgcatccttgttgaataaaaatattcatttgattaaaatatcttactgaccccaattatTATTACAGAATTATATATAATTCTTCAAAAGGTTAGAGTAGAATAAAAATTGTTGCATGATTCCAAAATACAATGTGATCTTTTTATTCGTTTGTATCGTCTTGGTTTGCATAGTGTATAATTTTATACAACTTTACTATAGCAATAAAATCATACACCCATTTACAGTTgctatgttttcttttctttggctCTGCCTTTGCTTCCCAGTTTCTTCTAGCCGAGACGTCACGTGACCACAGCTGACCAATAGGAAACGTAACATCTAGCCTACTCGAGTCTAAGCAGCGGAACGGCATCAACAAGCTTATTAGAGCGAGAGAAACACACGGTATCTAAATAAAGTACCGCGCTTCGGTTGCGTTACGATGCTATAGTCTGCTGGATTAGATGTGCAGCTTAAAAAGTTCCATGCTAGGGTGAAATATTGTGGTTAAAATGATTCTTGTTCTGGAATTTAGCGTAGGACGCGTAGGAGCTCAGTTGACAGCTGGAATGTAACTGGGTTTCTTATGAGCTGGCTAACACAGCTAGCTGCCTATAGAGGTCTGAGAGTCTGAGAATAAGATGCATTTCATGTCGAGCACACAGCAGATGCATGCCTAGGCGTATATAGAAGTATGCTAGgatgttcaaaaatgtgttcGGATCAGGATTCCTGGTGAGGACCGCTCATGTCATCTTGACATGGGTTATAACGCTGATCCTCTTCCTCCACGACACCGGTAAGTGCTCCTGAGAGATGCTGATTCTACTGTGAGTGTATCTGCCTCATCTAAAGACCTGTTATCTGATGGCTACAGCATCTGCTTCACACCTGTATCTGCATCACTGTGTGTTTGAGGTCCAGTCCTTTGTCAGTCAACGTTTAGATCATCTCTAACTATTCTGCTCTAGCACACTCTGTTACATTCTATTCTCTGctatattctattctgttctattctactGCACACTTTCCACTCTGTCAAAAGATAAAagatagggatgtaacgattcactcgacTCACGATCCGATTCGATtcaagattatatttattttttaaacaaagtgaGATTTAAgatcaattataaattaaatgtgtcacttggacaaaatgctgcacatttctttttgaaattgaaatataacattattataatatactaatatagcacttgcatattattggtcttttgttggttttgattgcttcttttgtcctcatttgtaagtcgctttggataaaagcgtctgctaaatgatagaattaaaatataatgtaaatgttaataacaaaactaaattgaaattttaaaacaagccccaaatcaaacaagtaagtatcttcatataaacaaaataaggcttcgtctgtgctctttccatttaaaattagaggcaaccactgcattttaatcaggatccaaacaaagatgctgcatgcatgcaacatgagcagttttaatctaaattagattgtataatttcgaaagtttgaagcaaaaacagaatggtttggcttcagttttgtgaaactatacataaaaatgtcAGCATGAAACAGCGGACGAGCTGAACGAGagacagattcactctctgccagcaggtggcgctcataGCGTTTCCTTAGTTTCTACTGAAAACAAGACAGcgcttcactttttttttaacagcgcTACACTTTAAtgattatacagaggcaagatgaaaagggaaaaatgaccatctaaactcttctaaagacagtaagttaccctcagacatgcattcatataaactcctacccctaaatgaaacgcgatttgtttagcatctcaaccgatttgaatcacgTTTGAAtggattttcaaccggctcacgattaatcgttacatccctaataaaaGATGATATAAACgatgaaattatgacataaagtTATGAAAAGAAATTatgatcaaattaaaattataagatGAAGTCAGTTATGAAATAAACAGTAGCTagcaattatgacaaaaataaaaattatggtaaaataaaattatgagacTGACATACTAAGTGGTAATTATAAGATGAAGTCAAAATGAtgactaaaagttttttttatctcataattgacatTTAAGTCCGGAATGCAGCAGATTTTTGAACATGCTGGTGCTGCCAGCAGTCAAAGACAGTTTCATATCGTTTTCACTTGTCATCCTCACAGTGAGGAGATTGATTCAGGCAGTCGATTAGTGCATGATGCCAGCTGTTTACAAATCTGACAAATTTATGATgcctaatgttttaaaatctgttcagattttaaaaatcatttagtgtattccagcctttagtatGTTATAATGGCTTCCACAGTTCTGCACTATTCCACACcagttttattttactctttactctaatatattgtattatactattatattctAATTTCTGTGCCACTGTATTCCACTCTACTACACTCTTCTGCCTCCATGCAGACCTCCGCAGACAGGAGGAGTTGGGGGAGCTCACACTGCCGGTTCTCTTTGTGCTGCTGGTCCTGGTGTCCGTGCTGCTGTACTTTGCAGTTTCTCTCATGGATCCTGGCTTTGTCCTGTCTGATGACTGTGACTTGCAGGTTTATACACagatcaccccccccccccattttatatatatacatatgtatgtatgttagggatgggcatttttcaaaaatattgtatttgaatatttgggcaaatatttgtttgtttaaatgaggTTTAACGAGAAAGATGTTTTTGTCACCATTTCTGAACAAGCTTATGATTAGGCATTATACACAAA encodes:
- the LOC109073094 gene encoding UDP-N-acetylhexosamine pyrophosphorylase-like protein 1, coding for MLSFEEAKARLETAGQSHVLQFWSELSAEESTALLEELSQLKPEELLEHCLTAVEAASRHSSADGRLDARMEPVPPEFIGSVRKSDKERLKMWGDEGLSQISQDRVAVLLLAGGQGTRLGVPYPKGMYNVELPSGKTLYQIQAERIQKVQELANVKHGCRCTIPWYIMTSEFTLGPTEKFFRDNEYFGLCPSNVVMFEQRMIPAVGFDGKIILEKKNKIAMAPDGNGGLYRALVDNKILEDMERRGVEYLHVYCVDNILVKMADPVFIGFCVNKGADCGAKVVDKAYPAEPVGVVCRVDGLYQVIEYSEIQPETAELRGPGGELLFSAGNICNHFFTRGFLKEVAEKFESQLKQHVAVKKVPFVDGEGNLVKPTKPNGIKMEKFVFDVFQFSKKFVAFEVLREEEFSPLKNADGAPLDTPTTARRSLLAQHYRWALAAGGNFLDEQDKPIPPKHSMAQNEDPPAICEISPLVSYFGEGLEKLLKQKNLKSPFLLNENEAKNLVQTT